The Candidatus Phaeomarinobacter ectocarpi genome includes a region encoding these proteins:
- a CDS encoding MAPEG family protein: MGIAVLCVVAMALLIFLLGFWVSVQRGRTNVITGIEADPTSGLNKAVRAHGNAAEYVPILAILTLYLGTQDVAAWVGWAMIVAAVSRYLVVLGFLTCKTLEKPHVLKAVGALGTYVAGLAMCFAAYQTVV, from the coding sequence ATGGGCATTGCTGTTCTGTGCGTCGTTGCGATGGCGCTTCTTATCTTTCTGCTGGGGTTCTGGGTGTCGGTCCAGCGTGGGCGAACCAACGTGATCACGGGCATTGAAGCGGACCCGACCAGTGGACTCAACAAAGCCGTGCGGGCACACGGCAATGCCGCTGAGTATGTGCCTATTCTCGCGATACTCACGCTTTACCTTGGTACGCAGGATGTAGCGGCCTGGGTTGGCTGGGCGATGATTGTTGCCGCTGTCAGTCGCTATCTCGTGGTCTTGGGGTTTTTGACCTGCAAGACTCTTGAAAAACCACATGTGCTTAAAGCTGTGGGTGCGCTGGGAACCTATGTGGCGGGTCTTGCCATGTGCTTTGCGGCCTACCAGACAGTCGTGTGA
- a CDS encoding Glu/Leu/Phe/Val family dehydrogenase, giving the protein MSSSPLDVCAFLERAADALDLNVDVREVLRHPTRSVAASINVRMGDGSLRTFPAWRTVYSNALGPAKGGIRFHPSVDAEEVKTLSFLMTFKTALAELPFGGGKGGVAVDPGELSRHELERVARGYVRALRQDLGVGRDVPAPDVNTNGTVLAWMADELAALEGTAQTASITGKPIVLGGIEGRTEATGRGAAKVVMALKEHLELSDDASFAIQGFGNAGAQFANDMHDAGFRIVAISDSSGAVYSANGLDPKKAESYKSENGGIKGFADAVADNDLRKVEADVLVPAALGGWIDETNADDVAGGVVVEVSNQACTVEGADRLTERGVHVVPDILANAGGVSVSYLEWVQNRTGEQMGRDEVFADLDARMERMAKAVASRAEDDDTDLRSAAYRIAVSRIAEAIESMGTRRLFNE; this is encoded by the coding sequence ATGTCTTCTTCCCCCCTTGATGTTTGCGCCTTCCTCGAGCGCGCAGCAGATGCCCTTGACCTGAATGTCGACGTGCGTGAGGTGCTGAGGCATCCCACACGATCTGTCGCAGCCAGTATCAATGTGCGTATGGGAGATGGCTCTTTGCGGACCTTCCCGGCCTGGCGGACGGTGTATTCAAATGCGCTGGGCCCGGCCAAGGGCGGCATTCGCTTTCACCCCTCGGTTGATGCCGAAGAGGTCAAGACACTGTCTTTCCTGATGACCTTCAAAACAGCCCTGGCCGAGCTGCCGTTTGGTGGCGGCAAGGGTGGCGTTGCCGTCGATCCAGGCGAACTGAGCCGCCATGAACTGGAGCGTGTGGCGCGGGGCTATGTGCGCGCCCTGCGCCAGGACCTGGGAGTTGGTCGCGATGTACCTGCCCCGGACGTCAATACCAACGGCACGGTTCTGGCCTGGATGGCAGACGAGTTGGCGGCGTTGGAAGGCACTGCGCAGACGGCCAGCATCACTGGCAAGCCGATCGTGCTGGGCGGTATCGAGGGACGAACGGAAGCGACGGGTCGGGGGGCGGCAAAGGTCGTGATGGCCTTGAAAGAGCATCTGGAGCTTTCTGATGATGCCAGTTTTGCCATCCAGGGCTTTGGCAATGCCGGTGCTCAATTTGCCAACGACATGCACGATGCCGGGTTCCGAATTGTTGCCATTTCAGACTCGTCCGGTGCCGTCTATTCAGCTAATGGGCTGGATCCCAAGAAGGCCGAAAGCTACAAATCCGAAAATGGTGGCATCAAGGGCTTTGCCGACGCGGTGGCGGACAATGATCTGCGCAAAGTGGAGGCAGATGTACTGGTGCCCGCTGCACTGGGTGGCTGGATCGATGAAACAAATGCTGACGACGTCGCGGGCGGTGTCGTTGTTGAAGTGTCAAATCAGGCGTGCACCGTAGAAGGCGCGGACCGGCTGACAGAGCGCGGTGTCCATGTTGTGCCTGACATTCTCGCGAACGCAGGTGGGGTCAGTGTCTCCTATCTTGAGTGGGTTCAAAACCGCACCGGTGAGCAAATGGGGCGCGATGAAGTGTTTGCGGATCTGGATGCCCGCATGGAACGGATGGCAAAAGCTGTTGCAAGCCGGGCTGAGGACGATGATACGGATTTGCGCTCTGCGGCGTATCGTATTGCAGTGTCGCGTATCGCCGAGGCGATTGAATCCATGGGCACGCGCAGGCTGTTCAACGAATAG
- a CDS encoding efflux RND transporter periplasmic adaptor subunit, giving the protein MQRSHRHTASVFATLLALTMASPVLAQGRGGPAQVFAQEATTSRFVDRLEAIGTLRANETVEITATVTDTVTGVYFDDGARVGVGDTLLTMADGEERALLEEENAAAEEARRQLNRARTLVGQGTISRSVLDERNRAYETAVARRRALQSRLKDRVITAPFDGVVGLRRISVGALVTPGDVITRIHDDGVMKLDFSVPSTFLSSLKPGIAIRAKARALAGQEFDGEISSLDNEIDPVTRSIIVRALLQNEDRVLRPGLLMSVELLRNPRDAVAIPEEAIVPIARETYAFVVVEKDGSLIAERRRIIIGARRPGEVEVTDGLRAGEIIVTRGAGQLQPNQAVIVRATGTQGDTLENLLGSDAATNTPADG; this is encoded by the coding sequence ATGCAGCGTTCACACCGTCACACCGCATCAGTCTTCGCCACCCTTCTCGCCTTGACCATGGCGTCGCCGGTGCTCGCTCAGGGGCGCGGCGGTCCCGCACAGGTGTTTGCGCAAGAGGCGACAACAAGCCGGTTCGTGGACCGGCTCGAAGCCATTGGCACCCTTAGAGCAAACGAGACTGTCGAAATTACCGCGACTGTCACCGACACGGTGACCGGCGTCTATTTCGATGACGGCGCCAGGGTAGGTGTGGGTGACACGCTGCTGACCATGGCCGACGGCGAGGAGCGTGCCCTGCTGGAAGAAGAAAACGCCGCGGCGGAAGAAGCCCGACGTCAGCTCAATCGGGCCAGAACCCTTGTTGGCCAAGGGACGATTTCCCGCTCTGTTCTTGATGAGCGCAATCGGGCCTATGAAACTGCGGTTGCCCGCAGGCGGGCCCTCCAGTCCCGCTTGAAAGACCGCGTCATCACAGCCCCCTTTGATGGTGTCGTTGGTCTTCGCCGCATCTCGGTCGGCGCCCTGGTTACTCCGGGCGATGTCATTACCCGCATCCATGATGACGGTGTGATGAAACTCGATTTTTCGGTGCCCTCCACCTTCCTGTCATCTCTCAAGCCGGGCATTGCCATTCGCGCCAAGGCCCGCGCCCTCGCAGGGCAGGAGTTTGACGGTGAAATTTCGAGCCTCGACAACGAGATTGATCCTGTAACCCGTTCAATCATCGTGCGAGCCCTCCTGCAAAACGAAGACCGCGTGCTGCGCCCGGGCCTTCTCATGTCGGTTGAACTGTTGCGCAACCCGCGCGACGCCGTCGCCATTCCCGAAGAAGCAATCGTTCCCATAGCGCGCGAGACCTACGCATTTGTGGTTGTCGAAAAAGACGGCTCCCTGATTGCCGAGCGCCGCCGCATTATCATCGGCGCCCGGCGCCCGGGTGAGGTGGAAGTGACGGACGGGCTTCGCGCAGGCGAAATCATCGTCACACGGGGCGCCGGTCAGTTGCAGCCGAACCAGGCAGTCATCGTCCGGGCGACCGGCACGCAAGGCGACACACTTGAGAACCTTTTAGGGTCTGACGCCGCCACCAATACGCCCGCCGACGGATAA
- a CDS encoding efflux RND transporter permease subunit, which produces MFLSDLSVTRPVFGMVLGMLLVVFGIVSFTQLPLRQYPDIDPPVVTIETSYPGAAASIVESRITEIIEDRISGVEGVDFIQSSSEDGESNVTIQFKTGRDVDSAANDVRDRVSRILDNLPEEANPPEVQKRDANQDVIVWLSLSSPEMSVLELTDFAERYVLDRFSVLPGVARVRLSGAKSYAMRIWLDRLEMAARGLTASDVERALRAENVELPAGSVESLERQFTVRVARSFNDADDFAHLVLARGDDGYLVRLGDIARVERAAAEDRTFFRGNTLPRVGLGIVKQSTANTIDVARGAKAEADRLNPTLPEGMSVTVSFDTSIFVEGAINEVYKTLAIAMILVVLVILAFLGNLRAMLVPAVTVPISIIASFTLVLILGFSINLLTLLALVLAIGLVVDDSIVVLENIQRRMDELKETPLVAAFEGTRQVGFAVIATTMVLISVFVPIAFTEGDIGRLFAEFALTMAAAVAISSLVALTISPMIASKILKPNRSDSSIGARVEALLLSSRNRYAHALEWSLSRPLIVGGVFAALLVGTAGLFTLLPSEYSPREDRGAFFIIVNGPQGATHDYMSEYMDEIEARLVPYLDSGEMHTLLVRSPRSFGNITNFNTGIVICVLNDWSDRRSAFVIIDEVRQRLSDLPGVSAFPVMRRGFGGGSSKPVQFVIGGGTYDEIAQWRDIILEELETNNPGLSGLDWDYKETQPQVEVDVDYDRAAELGVTVSEIGRTLETMLGSRRVTTYIDGGEEYDVILEGERDAQRTPTDMQNIYVRSARSDRLIPLSNLVTIREFAGSTTLNRYNRIRSITIEANLEDGLSLGDAIAHLNQIVDDKLPDTVVVDYKGESRDFFAAGGALLFVFLLGIAVVFLVLSAQFESFIHPLIIMLTVPVVIGGGLLGLWLTGSSLNIYSQIGLVMLVGLAAKNGILIVEFANQLRDQGVEFADALREASITRFRPILMTGITTAAGTFPLILGSGAGAETRAVIGIVVLAGVLTSVALTLFVVPVTYNIMARNTGSPGDVRRRLFRERPSSQPAE; this is translated from the coding sequence ATGTTTCTCTCAGACCTCTCCGTCACCCGACCAGTCTTCGGCATGGTGCTGGGGATGCTGCTCGTTGTCTTCGGCATTGTGTCCTTTACGCAGCTTCCCTTGCGGCAATACCCAGACATCGACCCCCCTGTCGTCACCATCGAAACCAGCTATCCCGGCGCTGCCGCATCCATTGTCGAGTCGCGGATCACCGAAATCATCGAAGACCGCATCTCCGGTGTCGAAGGTGTGGATTTCATCCAAAGCAGCAGCGAAGACGGCGAGAGCAATGTCACCATCCAGTTCAAGACCGGGCGTGATGTGGACTCTGCTGCCAATGACGTTCGTGACCGCGTGTCGCGTATTCTCGACAACCTTCCAGAAGAAGCCAATCCGCCGGAAGTCCAGAAGCGCGATGCCAATCAGGACGTCATTGTGTGGCTATCCCTCTCCAGCCCCGAAATGTCTGTCCTTGAGCTGACGGATTTCGCCGAGCGCTATGTACTGGACCGCTTCTCGGTTCTGCCCGGCGTGGCACGTGTCCGCCTGTCGGGTGCTAAAAGCTACGCCATGCGCATCTGGCTGGACCGCCTGGAAATGGCAGCCCGTGGTCTGACCGCATCAGACGTAGAACGCGCTTTGCGCGCGGAAAACGTCGAGCTCCCCGCAGGCAGTGTGGAAAGCCTGGAGCGGCAGTTCACCGTGCGGGTCGCCCGCTCTTTCAATGATGCAGACGACTTCGCTCATCTCGTGCTGGCCCGAGGCGATGATGGCTACCTCGTTCGCCTGGGCGACATCGCGCGGGTGGAACGGGCAGCAGCTGAAGACAGGACTTTCTTCAGGGGCAACACATTGCCCCGTGTCGGCCTGGGCATCGTCAAGCAGTCAACCGCCAACACCATCGACGTCGCGCGTGGTGCGAAGGCCGAAGCAGACCGCCTGAACCCAACGCTGCCGGAAGGCATGTCAGTCACCGTCAGTTTTGACACATCCATCTTTGTGGAAGGCGCCATCAACGAGGTTTACAAGACACTCGCCATTGCCATGATCCTTGTTGTGCTGGTTATCCTGGCGTTTCTCGGCAATCTGCGCGCAATGCTTGTGCCCGCGGTCACGGTGCCGATTTCCATCATTGCAAGCTTCACTCTTGTCCTGATCCTCGGGTTTTCAATCAACCTGCTGACACTCCTGGCCCTTGTTCTGGCGATTGGCCTGGTGGTGGATGACAGCATTGTTGTGCTTGAGAATATTCAGCGCCGAATGGATGAACTCAAAGAGACGCCCCTCGTCGCCGCCTTTGAAGGCACCCGTCAGGTGGGTTTTGCCGTCATCGCGACCACCATGGTCCTGATTTCCGTGTTCGTGCCTATCGCCTTCACAGAGGGCGACATCGGTCGGCTGTTTGCCGAGTTTGCCCTGACCATGGCCGCTGCAGTGGCCATCTCAAGTCTTGTGGCACTCACAATCTCCCCAATGATTGCGTCCAAGATTCTCAAACCGAATAGGTCAGACAGCAGCATCGGTGCCCGCGTCGAAGCGCTGCTGCTGTCTTCGCGCAACAGGTACGCCCACGCGTTGGAGTGGTCATTGTCCCGCCCGCTCATTGTCGGTGGCGTGTTTGCTGCCTTGCTGGTCGGCACAGCTGGATTGTTCACCCTGTTGCCCAGTGAATATTCGCCCCGCGAGGACCGAGGCGCCTTCTTCATCATTGTCAACGGACCCCAGGGGGCAACCCACGACTATATGAGCGAATACATGGACGAGATCGAGGCCCGGCTCGTGCCTTATCTCGACAGCGGGGAAATGCACACCCTGCTCGTCCGCAGCCCGCGCAGCTTTGGCAATATCACCAATTTCAATACCGGCATCGTTATCTGCGTCCTCAATGACTGGTCCGATCGACGCTCTGCCTTTGTCATCATTGATGAAGTGCGCCAGCGCCTGTCCGATCTGCCAGGCGTCAGTGCCTTCCCGGTCATGCGCCGCGGTTTTGGCGGCGGCTCCAGCAAGCCGGTTCAATTCGTTATTGGTGGCGGCACCTATGATGAAATTGCTCAGTGGCGGGACATCATTCTGGAGGAGTTGGAAACCAACAATCCAGGCTTGAGCGGCCTCGACTGGGATTACAAGGAAACCCAGCCGCAGGTAGAAGTCGACGTGGACTATGACCGCGCAGCCGAACTCGGCGTCACAGTGTCGGAGATCGGCAGAACACTTGAGACCATGCTGGGCTCCCGCCGCGTCACTACCTACATCGATGGCGGGGAAGAATACGACGTCATCCTGGAAGGCGAGCGCGACGCCCAGCGCACCCCAACCGACATGCAGAACATCTATGTCCGCTCCGCGCGCAGTGATCGGCTGATCCCCCTGTCGAACCTGGTGACAATCAGGGAGTTTGCAGGATCGACGACCCTCAACCGCTACAACCGCATCCGCTCCATTACCATTGAAGCCAATCTGGAGGACGGCCTGTCACTGGGAGACGCGATTGCGCATCTCAACCAGATTGTTGACGACAAGCTGCCGGATACTGTCGTGGTTGATTACAAGGGCGAGTCCCGTGACTTCTTCGCGGCTGGCGGCGCTCTGCTCTTTGTCTTCTTGCTGGGAATAGCCGTTGTTTTCCTGGTGCTGTCCGCTCAGTTCGAGAGCTTCATTCACCCACTTATCATCATGCTGACCGTCCCCGTCGTCATCGGCGGCGGGCTGCTGGGGCTCTGGCTTACGGGCTCCAGCCTCAACATTTACAGCCAGATCGGTCTTGTCATGCTGGTCGGCCTTGCAGCCAAGAACGGCATTTTGATTGTGGAATTTGCCAACCAGCTGCGTGATCAGGGCGTTGAATTTGCCGACGCCTTGCGCGAAGCCTCCATCACGCGTTTCCGTCCCATCCTGATGACGGGCATCACAACCGCGGCAGGCACATTCCCCCTGATACTCGGCTCAGGTGCTGGCGCAGAAACACGTGCCGTCATTGGTATTGTCGTTCTGGCAGGCGTGCTGACATCCGTGGCACTCACCCTCTTCGTGGTGCCCGTGACCTACAACATCATGGCGCGCAACACGGGTTCACCCGGTGATGTTCGCCGCCGCCTCTTCCGCGAGCGCCCGTCTAGTCAGCCTGCCGAGTAA